From Streptomyces sp. NBC_01460, a single genomic window includes:
- a CDS encoding glycosyl hydrolase, with product MQASLSRPAAATVLAIALAAVGLGPAASPAAAATIPAGSGSYTDSRPAGTSGPTTNTGAPVTPKLTAAARDKPVPTNDWWSSLAYQRYGDNPYSTPMYGHPLTYQATSGGLEVGYPTTPAIVGGGRQYEYAHKADLTVGLNGLNSPDTRADDWSDWTVTPYWSDGTRTLRTTIGHGMPFVYAKGSGGDARITTAGTPTVFADNGNVLGITVAGHHYALFAPTGSDWNVSGTAITAGLGGKDYFSLAVLPSTDALATYRKYAFSFVTGSKVAWESTGGTVRATYSLTTEAKEGTERGTLQALYRHQWLHTSDALTPYTYVSPRGTMKVRESASFTTSQKNQGVLPALPASGGVDKARLTGYLNEVANASDPFSGAADTYWTGKALGRLAQLVPVADQIGQTGIRDKLLGLMKGRLQEWFTAGGASEFSYDKSWKTLTGYPASYGSDTELNDHHFHYSYYVYAAAVIAQYDQAWAADSAWGTMVKTLVRDTANPSRTDSAYPFLRGFDVYAGHSWASGHQGFAAGNNQESSSESINLSAGLVLWGAATGDTGLRDLGSYLLTTESEAITQYWFDAGQQVFPGTFGHDTVGMVWGSGGAYSTWWTANPEEIHGINVLPVTGGSLHLAREKAAIKRNIAEMERENGGPAVEWRDLLWEFESLADPAAAKAKWDAGNGGYSPEQGESKAHTYHWITTLDSLGAPDLTVSGNIPTSAVFAKNGVRTYAAHNYDSTARTVTFSDGKTLSVPARSTATGTGAGGGDPDPDPEEPGPSTGNTFRLKSGGTLTTATDGAAGADTLASADGVNRDGTPYKPTVYEVRKVDGTLAAGVSSAFRLRVDAGTKVGLAPQVRVSYDLTGDGTFDRTETYRYFATDPVTGWEEYTQAVGTAAVTGSLGNLKAGTVRLEIWNALGNGTSQVQTGTDAAVVKIPFV from the coding sequence ATGCAAGCCTCCCTCTCCAGACCAGCAGCGGCGACGGTCCTGGCCATCGCCCTGGCCGCTGTGGGTCTGGGCCCTGCCGCGTCCCCGGCGGCGGCCGCCACCATCCCCGCGGGTTCCGGCAGCTACACCGACAGCCGCCCCGCCGGTACCTCCGGGCCCACCACCAACACCGGTGCCCCGGTCACGCCCAAGCTCACGGCGGCGGCCAGGGACAAGCCGGTCCCGACCAACGACTGGTGGTCCTCCCTCGCCTACCAGCGCTACGGCGACAACCCGTACTCCACCCCGATGTACGGGCACCCGCTGACCTATCAGGCGACCTCCGGCGGACTGGAGGTCGGCTACCCGACCACGCCCGCGATCGTCGGGGGAGGCCGCCAGTACGAGTACGCGCACAAGGCGGACCTCACCGTCGGCCTCAACGGTCTGAACTCCCCGGACACCAGGGCCGACGACTGGTCCGACTGGACGGTCACCCCCTACTGGTCGGACGGCACCCGCACCCTGCGCACGACCATCGGCCACGGCATGCCCTTCGTGTACGCCAAGGGCTCCGGCGGTGACGCCCGCATCACCACGGCCGGCACCCCCACCGTCTTCGCGGACAACGGCAACGTCCTCGGCATCACGGTCGCCGGTCACCACTACGCCCTCTTCGCCCCGACCGGCAGCGACTGGAACGTCTCCGGCACGGCGATCACCGCCGGGCTCGGCGGCAAGGACTACTTCTCGCTCGCCGTGCTGCCGTCCACGGACGCGCTCGCGACCTACCGGAAGTACGCCTTCAGCTTCGTCACCGGCTCCAAGGTGGCCTGGGAGTCGACCGGTGGCACGGTCAGGGCGACCTACAGCCTGACCACGGAGGCCAAGGAGGGCACCGAGCGCGGCACACTCCAGGCGCTGTACCGCCACCAGTGGCTGCACACCTCCGACGCGCTCACGCCGTACACGTACGTCTCCCCGCGCGGCACCATGAAGGTCCGGGAGTCCGCCTCCTTCACCACCAGCCAGAAGAACCAGGGCGTGCTGCCCGCCCTGCCCGCGTCCGGCGGGGTCGACAAGGCGCGGCTGACCGGTTACCTGAACGAGGTGGCGAACGCCTCCGACCCGTTCTCCGGGGCGGCCGACACCTACTGGACCGGCAAGGCGCTCGGCCGCCTCGCCCAGCTGGTGCCCGTGGCCGACCAGATCGGCCAGACGGGCATCCGGGACAAGCTCCTCGGCCTGATGAAGGGCCGCCTCCAGGAGTGGTTCACGGCGGGCGGGGCCAGTGAGTTCAGCTACGACAAGAGCTGGAAGACGCTGACCGGATACCCGGCCTCGTACGGCAGTGACACCGAGCTCAACGACCACCACTTCCACTACAGCTACTACGTCTACGCGGCGGCGGTGATCGCCCAGTACGACCAGGCGTGGGCAGCCGACTCCGCCTGGGGCACCATGGTCAAGACCCTGGTGCGGGACACCGCCAACCCGAGCCGCACCGACTCCGCGTACCCGTTCCTGCGGGGCTTCGACGTGTACGCGGGCCACAGCTGGGCCTCCGGGCACCAGGGCTTCGCGGCGGGCAACAACCAGGAGTCGTCGTCGGAGTCCATCAACCTCAGCGCGGGACTCGTCCTGTGGGGCGCGGCGACGGGCGACACCGGGCTGCGCGACCTCGGCAGCTACCTGCTGACCACCGAGTCGGAAGCGATCACGCAGTACTGGTTCGACGCCGGCCAGCAGGTCTTCCCGGGCACCTTCGGGCACGACACGGTCGGCATGGTGTGGGGCAGCGGCGGCGCGTACTCCACCTGGTGGACCGCGAACCCGGAGGAGATCCACGGCATCAACGTCCTCCCCGTCACGGGTGGGTCCCTGCACCTGGCCCGTGAGAAGGCCGCCATCAAGCGGAACATCGCCGAGATGGAGCGGGAGAACGGCGGCCCGGCCGTCGAGTGGCGCGACCTCCTGTGGGAGTTCGAGTCGCTGGCCGATCCGGCTGCGGCCAAGGCCAAGTGGGACGCGGGCAACGGGGGTTACTCCCCGGAGCAGGGTGAGTCCAAGGCGCACACGTACCACTGGATCACCACGCTCGACAGCCTGGGCGCACCCGATCTGACGGTGAGCGGGAACATCCCGACGTCCGCCGTCTTCGCCAAGAACGGCGTCCGTACCTACGCCGCTCACAACTACGACTCCACCGCCCGCACCGTCACCTTCTCCGACGGCAAGACGCTCTCCGTCCCGGCCCGTTCCACGGCCACCGGCACGGGCGCCGGCGGTGGCGACCCGGACCCGGATCCCGAGGAGCCCGGTCCGTCCACCGGCAACACCTTCCGGCTGAAGTCCGGCGGCACCCTCACGACCGCCACGGACGGCGCGGCGGGAGCGGACACGCTGGCCTCGGCGGACGGCGTCAACCGGGACGGTACGCCGTACAAGCCGACGGTCTACGAGGTCAGGAAGGTCGACGGGACGCTCGCGGCGGGTGTGTCCTCCGCGTTCCGCCTGCGGGTCGACGCGGGTACGAAGGTCGGGCTCGCCCCGCAGGTCAGGGTCAGTTACGACCTCACCGGCGACGGCACCTTCGACCGGACGGAGACCTACCGCTACTTCGCGACCGACCCGGTCACGGGGTGGGAGGAGTACACCCAGGCGGTGGGCACCGCGGCGGTGACCGGCAGCCTGGGCAACCTCAAGGCGGGGACGGTCCGCCTGGAGATCTGGAACGCGCTGGGCAACGGTACGTCCCAGGTGCAGACCGGCACGGACGCGGCGGTCGTGAAGATCCCGTTCGTCTAG
- a CDS encoding glycoside hydrolase family 9 protein, whose protein sequence is MSAAVLLFAAALAAPGTALADDAEPGPEQISNGDFAAGTAPWWWTANLSPAAPDGRLCAEVPAGTANAWDAIVGQNDIPIVAGESYELSYTASSTVPLTVQTRVQEAAAPYTTVLSTADPVGTEATRVTRTFTASVDQPAASMQLQIGGGERATTFCLDDVSLRGGAEPPVYVPDTGSPVRVNQVGYLPRGPKSGTVVTDAEAPLTWTVKAEDGSTAATGTTVPKGEDPSSRQRVHTFDFGGLTTAGDGYTVEVDGEVSEPFSIRGDLYDGLRSDALAYFYHNRSGTPIEADLVGEEYARPAGHAGVAPNKGDTDVPCQPGVCDYRLDVSGGWYDAGDHGKYVVNGGISVAQLMSTYERTLTAPDAESAELGDGELRVPERDNGVPDILDEARWEMDFLIKMQVPAGKPLAGMAHHKMHDAEWTGLPMKPHLDPQQRELHPPSTAATLNLAAAAAQCARLYAPFDKAFADRCLRAGETAWAAAKQHPDVLADPADGTGGGAYSDNDVSDEFYWAAAELFTTTGKDAYRQAVLSSALHGDVNKIFPAGGGISWGSTAGLGALTLATVPSALTAGQLAEVRSVVTGGADRYAAQSRAQVYGLPYAPTGEDYVWGSNSQVLNNMVVLATAHDLTGDAAYQDAVLRGADYLLGRNALNQSYVTGYGERNSHNQHHRFWAHQNDPALPNPAPGSLAGGPNLTAIASGDPVAAEKLSGCAPAMCYIDDIGSWSTNEITINWNAPLAFIASYLDDAGEGGTAAPARTCRVAYSSHPWNSGSTVTVRVENTGSEPVSPWSLTWLLPGDQRLSHTWSAEFAQAGRTVSAKPLSWNRTLAPGAAVDFGFNLAATGPAPDPGSFKLNGRACASG, encoded by the coding sequence ATGTCAGCCGCCGTCTTACTGTTCGCGGCGGCGCTGGCCGCGCCCGGTACGGCGCTGGCCGACGACGCCGAACCCGGCCCCGAGCAGATCTCCAACGGCGACTTCGCCGCCGGTACCGCCCCCTGGTGGTGGACGGCGAACCTGTCGCCGGCCGCCCCGGACGGCCGGCTGTGCGCCGAGGTGCCCGCCGGTACGGCCAACGCCTGGGACGCCATCGTCGGCCAGAACGACATCCCGATCGTCGCGGGCGAGAGCTACGAGCTGTCCTACACGGCCAGTTCGACCGTGCCTCTGACCGTCCAGACCCGGGTCCAGGAAGCGGCTGCCCCGTACACGACGGTGCTCTCCACCGCGGACCCGGTGGGCACGGAGGCCACGCGGGTGACGCGGACGTTCACAGCGTCGGTGGACCAGCCCGCCGCGTCCATGCAGCTCCAGATCGGCGGCGGTGAGCGGGCGACGACCTTCTGTCTGGACGACGTGTCGCTGCGCGGAGGGGCCGAACCGCCCGTGTACGTACCGGACACCGGGTCGCCCGTACGCGTCAATCAGGTCGGCTACCTGCCGCGCGGCCCCAAGAGCGGCACGGTGGTCACCGACGCCGAAGCGCCGCTGACGTGGACGGTGAAGGCCGAGGACGGGTCGACGGCCGCGACCGGCACGACCGTTCCGAAGGGCGAGGACCCCAGCTCGCGCCAGCGGGTCCACACCTTCGACTTCGGCGGCCTCACCACGGCGGGCGACGGCTACACCGTGGAGGTCGACGGCGAGGTGAGCGAGCCGTTCTCGATCCGCGGCGACCTGTACGACGGCCTGCGTTCCGACGCGCTGGCGTACTTCTACCACAACCGCAGCGGCACCCCGATCGAGGCGGACCTCGTCGGCGAGGAGTACGCGCGCCCGGCCGGCCACGCGGGTGTGGCGCCCAACAAGGGCGACACGGACGTCCCCTGTCAGCCGGGGGTCTGCGACTACCGGCTCGACGTGTCGGGCGGCTGGTACGACGCGGGCGACCACGGCAAGTACGTCGTCAACGGCGGCATCTCGGTCGCCCAGTTGATGTCCACGTACGAGCGCACCCTGACGGCCCCGGACGCCGAGTCGGCCGAGCTCGGCGACGGCGAGCTGCGGGTGCCCGAGCGCGACAACGGGGTGCCGGACATCCTGGACGAGGCGCGCTGGGAGATGGACTTCCTGATCAAGATGCAGGTCCCGGCCGGGAAGCCGCTGGCGGGGATGGCGCACCACAAGATGCACGACGCGGAGTGGACCGGGCTGCCGATGAAGCCCCACCTCGACCCCCAGCAGCGGGAGTTGCACCCGCCGTCGACCGCCGCCACGCTGAATCTCGCCGCCGCGGCCGCCCAGTGCGCCCGGCTCTACGCGCCCTTCGACAAGGCCTTCGCGGACCGCTGCCTGCGGGCCGGCGAGACCGCCTGGGCCGCGGCGAAGCAGCACCCTGATGTGCTCGCCGACCCGGCCGACGGCACCGGCGGCGGCGCGTACAGCGACAACGACGTCTCGGACGAGTTCTACTGGGCCGCCGCCGAGCTGTTCACCACGACGGGCAAGGACGCCTACCGCCAGGCGGTGCTCTCCTCCGCCCTGCACGGTGACGTCAACAAGATCTTCCCGGCGGGCGGCGGCATCTCCTGGGGCTCCACCGCCGGACTCGGCGCGCTCACCCTGGCCACCGTGCCCAGCGCCCTGACCGCCGGCCAGCTGGCCGAGGTGCGCTCCGTGGTGACCGGGGGCGCCGACCGCTACGCCGCACAGTCCCGTGCGCAGGTGTACGGGCTTCCGTACGCGCCGACCGGCGAGGACTACGTCTGGGGCTCCAACAGCCAGGTCCTCAACAACATGGTGGTCCTGGCCACGGCCCACGACCTGACCGGCGACGCGGCCTACCAGGACGCCGTGCTGCGCGGCGCCGACTACCTGCTCGGCCGCAACGCCCTCAACCAGTCGTACGTCACCGGCTACGGCGAGCGGAACTCCCACAACCAGCACCACCGCTTCTGGGCGCACCAGAACGACCCCGCCCTGCCGAACCCGGCACCCGGCTCGCTCGCGGGCGGGCCCAACCTCACCGCGATCGCCTCCGGCGACCCGGTGGCGGCGGAGAAGCTGAGCGGCTGCGCCCCGGCCATGTGCTACATCGACGACATCGGGTCCTGGTCGACGAACGAGATCACCATCAACTGGAACGCGCCGCTGGCCTTCATCGCCTCCTACCTGGACGACGCGGGCGAGGGCGGGACGGCGGCCCCGGCCCGCACCTGCCGGGTCGCGTACTCCTCACACCCGTGGAACAGCGGCTCGACCGTGACCGTCCGCGTCGAGAACACCGGCTCGGAGCCGGTCTCGCCGTGGTCGCTCACCTGGCTGCTCCCCGGTGACCAGCGGCTGAGCCACACCTGGAGTGCGGAGTTCGCCCAGGCCGGCCGCACGGTCAGTGCCAAGCCGCTGTCGTGGAACCGGACCCTGGCACCGGGTGCGGCGGTCGACTTCGGCTTCAACCTCGCGGCCACGGGCCCCGCGCCCGACCCGGGGTCCTTCAAGCTGAACGGCAGGGCCTGCGCCTCGGGCTGA
- a CDS encoding ATP-binding protein, with protein sequence MTTMTAPPPPSTRPPLTAGRLTISLPSGPQAPSQARHATAGFLHRSWPSLTQDRCDDFLLIVSELVTNAVRHAPGPSTLTLTTTTGALDIAVTDCSCVRPAPRTPDLSDGTGGMGLHIAEDLGARIFTEALSDGKCVHAAFATA encoded by the coding sequence ATGACCACCATGACCGCACCACCGCCCCCGTCCACCAGGCCGCCCCTCACGGCGGGAAGGCTCACGATCTCCCTGCCGTCCGGGCCGCAGGCGCCCTCGCAGGCCCGCCACGCCACGGCCGGATTCCTCCACCGGTCATGGCCCTCACTCACCCAGGACCGCTGCGACGACTTCCTGCTGATCGTCTCCGAACTGGTCACGAACGCCGTCCGGCACGCACCCGGGCCCAGCACCCTGACGCTGACGACCACCACCGGAGCCCTGGACATCGCCGTGACCGACTGCTCGTGCGTGCGGCCGGCCCCCCGGACACCGGACCTGAGCGACGGGACCGGCGGCATGGGCCTGCACATCGCCGAGGACCTGGGAGCCCGGATCTTCACCGAGGCGCTGTCGGACGGGAAGTGCGTGCACGCCGCCTTCGCCACAGCGTGA
- a CDS encoding anti-sigma factor, with protein sequence MSAADPHESSGAYVLHALPDGERRAFEAHLAECGQCQEEVAELRATTALLGQLTAEHPPESLRDQVLRKVADTPQEPRPHAQEAQPHTQEARPHPTAKVPGRRRPARSLILALAASVAVALVCLGLAGWQHQEASDAKDHADRVEAQAHEVQAQAHQVEAEQKNVTKVLTASDVRLQTQVLSDGATASVTFSRSEGSATLAVSGLPALPAGRTYAAWFMEDGTPVPAGLLSGDPGRQVTLLEGTLDDATAVALSVEPDGGSPQPTTVPLGAVPLTA encoded by the coding sequence GTGAGCGCCGCGGACCCGCACGAGTCCTCGGGCGCCTACGTCCTGCACGCCCTGCCCGACGGGGAGCGCCGGGCCTTCGAGGCGCACCTCGCGGAGTGCGGACAGTGCCAGGAGGAAGTGGCCGAGCTGCGGGCCACGACGGCGCTCCTGGGACAGCTGACCGCCGAGCACCCGCCGGAGTCCCTGCGGGACCAGGTCCTGCGCAAGGTGGCCGACACACCGCAGGAGCCCCGTCCGCACGCGCAGGAGGCCCAACCGCACACGCAGGAGGCCCGTCCGCACCCGACCGCGAAGGTGCCCGGGCGGCGCCGACCCGCACGGTCCCTGATCCTGGCACTCGCCGCTTCGGTGGCCGTCGCCCTCGTCTGCCTGGGCCTCGCCGGATGGCAGCACCAGGAGGCCTCGGACGCCAAGGACCACGCCGACCGGGTGGAGGCGCAGGCCCACGAGGTGCAGGCGCAGGCCCATCAGGTGGAGGCGGAGCAGAAGAACGTGACGAAGGTGCTCACGGCGTCCGACGTCCGTCTGCAGACCCAGGTGCTCAGCGATGGCGCCACGGCGTCCGTCACCTTCTCCCGGAGCGAGGGCTCGGCGACGCTCGCCGTCTCCGGCCTTCCCGCACTCCCCGCAGGACGGACGTACGCGGCGTGGTTCATGGAGGACGGGACGCCCGTGCCGGCCGGACTGCTCAGCGGGGACCCGGGGCGGCAGGTGACGCTGCTGGAAGGGACGCTGGACGACGCCACGGCGGTCGCCCTGTCCGTGGAGCCCGACGGTGGCTCCCCGCAGCCCACCACCGTCCCTCTCGGCGCGGTCCCGCTGACGGCCTGA
- the sigK gene encoding ECF RNA polymerase sigma factor SigK yields MATAPDLDQLMVSAAKGDREAFAGVYDVTAGPVMGLVRRILRDSAQSEEVTQEVLLEVWRTSGRFRPDRGSAMTWIMTLAHRRAVDRVRAAQASQDREQRAARLSEDTPFDDVTEQVETHMEWQRVRSCVRGLTDIQREAVVLAYYGGHTYKEIAHSLSLPLGTVKTRLRDGLIRLRRCLGAKA; encoded by the coding sequence GTGGCCACCGCTCCTGACTTGGATCAGCTCATGGTCTCGGCCGCCAAGGGCGACCGGGAAGCCTTCGCCGGGGTCTACGACGTGACCGCGGGCCCCGTCATGGGGCTGGTGCGCCGGATCCTGCGCGACTCCGCCCAGTCGGAGGAGGTCACCCAGGAGGTGCTGCTGGAGGTGTGGCGCACGTCCGGGCGGTTCAGGCCCGACCGAGGCAGCGCGATGACGTGGATCATGACCCTCGCCCACCGTCGCGCCGTCGACCGGGTGCGGGCGGCGCAGGCGAGCCAGGACCGCGAGCAGAGGGCGGCCAGACTCAGCGAGGACACCCCCTTCGACGACGTGACCGAGCAGGTGGAGACCCACATGGAGTGGCAGCGGGTGCGCAGCTGCGTGCGCGGGCTCACCGACATCCAGCGCGAGGCCGTCGTCCTCGCCTACTACGGGGGACACACCTACAAGGAGATCGCCCACTCCTTGTCCCTGCCGCTGGGGACCGTCAAGACCCGCCTGCGGGACGGCCTCATCCGGCTCCGCCGCTGCCTGGGAGCGAAGGCGTGA